From a single Bradyrhizobium sediminis genomic region:
- a CDS encoding quinone oxidoreductase family protein, which translates to MTHAIRFHKTGGPEVLSWEEVQVGKPGPGEARIRHTAVGLNFVDIYIRSGLYPAQLPSGLGGEAAGVVEEVGAGVTDLKPGDRVAYGAAPIGAYAEARLIPADRLLKLPDGIDDRTAAAMMLKGLTTQYLIRQTYRVKAGDTILLHAAAGGVGTILSQWARHLGATVIGTVGSDEKAKLAKAHGCAHTIVYTREDFVKRVDEITGGKKVPVVYDSVGKDTFMKSLDCLAPLGVAALFGQSSGSVEPLNLGILAAKGSLFVTRPTLATYAAKRENLVAMANELFDVVKSGAVKIEVHQTYPLKDAARAHADLAARKTTGSTVLTV; encoded by the coding sequence ATGACGCACGCCATCCGCTTCCACAAAACCGGCGGTCCCGAAGTTCTGTCCTGGGAGGAAGTCCAGGTCGGCAAGCCCGGTCCCGGCGAGGCGCGCATCCGTCACACCGCGGTCGGCCTCAACTTCGTCGACATCTATATCCGCTCCGGCCTCTATCCGGCGCAGCTGCCGAGCGGCCTCGGCGGCGAGGCGGCCGGCGTGGTCGAGGAGGTCGGCGCCGGCGTCACCGATCTGAAACCCGGCGATCGCGTCGCCTATGGCGCCGCGCCGATCGGCGCCTATGCCGAGGCGCGGCTGATCCCGGCCGATCGCCTATTGAAGCTGCCCGACGGCATCGACGACAGGACCGCCGCCGCGATGATGCTGAAGGGCCTGACCACGCAATATCTGATCCGCCAGACCTATCGCGTGAAGGCCGGCGACACCATCCTGCTGCATGCCGCGGCCGGCGGCGTCGGCACTATCCTCAGCCAGTGGGCCAGGCACCTCGGCGCCACCGTGATCGGCACCGTCGGCAGCGATGAGAAGGCCAAGCTCGCCAAGGCCCATGGCTGCGCCCACACCATCGTCTATACCCGCGAGGATTTCGTCAAACGCGTCGACGAGATCACCGGCGGCAAGAAGGTGCCTGTGGTGTACGATTCTGTCGGCAAGGACACGTTTATGAAATCGCTCGACTGCCTTGCGCCGCTCGGCGTCGCGGCCCTGTTCGGGCAGTCCTCCGGCAGCGTCGAGCCGCTCAACCTCGGCATCCTCGCCGCGAAGGGTTCGCTTTTCGTCACCCGCCCGACGCTCGCCACCTACGCCGCCAAGCGCGAAAACCTGGTCGCGATGGCGAACGAGCTGTTCGACGTGGTGAAGTCGGGCGCTGTCAAGATCGAGGTGCACCAGACCTATCCGCTGAAGGACGCGGCCAGGGCGCACGCCGATCTCGCCGCGCGCAAGACCACGGGCTCGACGGTTCTGACAGTGTGA
- a CDS encoding sulfite oxidase: MTQRSGSNLTTSRRGFLGSTGLAAMGAVLGGSLPISGDGGGIPAAHAQGAAAPAAPKGPQYLKFPGKSDKLVVLGEKPLVAETPESLLDDDTTPIDKFYIRNNGQIPEETKNPDAWKITIDGEVNNKLEITLGELKSKYKAVTRRMVLECGGNGRSGFSPPARGNQWTNGGAGCAEWTGVPLAEVLKAAGLKKSATYTAHYAADLHLSGDAKKPSLSRGVRIEKAMDPHTMIVWAMNGQPLPNIHGGPVRLIVPGWAGSASQKWLTRITIRDKEHDGPGMTEFSYRVAIKPMVPGDKADPKNFRILESMPVRSIITNPTNGAKFAAGTKELKLRGASWAGDLTVKQIDVSTDFGASWQRANLEKPKNKYDWQRWTATVKLPSDGYFEIWTRATDSRGAMQPHQAGFWNPQGYGGNAMHRIAVLVG; the protein is encoded by the coding sequence ATGACGCAGCGGAGCGGGAGCAATCTTACCACCAGCCGGCGCGGATTTCTCGGCAGTACGGGCCTGGCGGCCATGGGAGCGGTCCTTGGCGGCAGCCTGCCGATATCCGGCGACGGCGGCGGCATTCCGGCCGCCCATGCGCAAGGCGCGGCCGCGCCCGCCGCGCCGAAAGGGCCGCAATATCTGAAATTCCCCGGCAAGAGCGACAAGCTCGTCGTGCTCGGCGAAAAGCCGCTGGTCGCCGAGACGCCGGAAAGCCTGCTCGACGACGACACCACGCCGATCGACAAGTTCTACATCCGCAACAACGGGCAGATCCCCGAAGAGACGAAGAATCCCGACGCCTGGAAGATCACCATCGATGGCGAGGTCAACAACAAGCTTGAGATCACGCTCGGCGAGCTGAAATCGAAATACAAGGCGGTGACGCGGCGCATGGTGCTGGAATGCGGCGGCAACGGCCGCTCCGGATTCTCGCCGCCGGCGCGCGGCAACCAGTGGACCAATGGCGGCGCGGGCTGCGCGGAATGGACCGGCGTGCCGCTGGCCGAGGTGCTGAAGGCCGCCGGCTTGAAGAAGTCAGCGACCTACACCGCGCATTATGCCGCCGACCTGCATCTGTCGGGCGACGCCAAAAAGCCGAGCCTGTCGCGCGGCGTGCGCATCGAGAAGGCGATGGACCCTCACACCATGATCGTGTGGGCCATGAACGGCCAGCCGCTGCCCAACATCCACGGCGGACCGGTGCGGCTGATCGTGCCGGGCTGGGCCGGCTCAGCGTCGCAGAAATGGCTGACGCGCATCACCATCCGCGACAAGGAGCATGACGGCCCCGGCATGACCGAATTCTCCTATCGCGTCGCCATCAAGCCGATGGTGCCCGGCGACAAGGCCGATCCGAAGAACTTCCGCATCCTGGAATCGATGCCGGTGCGTTCGATCATCACCAATCCGACCAACGGCGCCAAGTTCGCGGCCGGAACCAAGGAGCTGAAACTGCGCGGCGCGTCATGGGCCGGCGATCTCACCGTCAAACAGATCGACGTCTCGACCGATTTCGGCGCCAGCTGGCAGCGCGCCAACCTGGAAAAGCCGAAGAACAAATACGACTGGCAGCGCTGGACCGCGACCGTGAAGCTGCCCTCCGACGGCTATTTCGAAATCTGGACGCGCGCCACCGATTCCAGGGGCGCGATGCAGCCGCATCAGGCCGGCTTCTGGAATCCGCAGGGCTACGGCGGCAACGCCATGCATCGCATCGCGGTGCTGGTGGGCTGA
- a CDS encoding c-type cytochrome: MRGVVFVALLAIAGAGEASAQDAAAGEKVFVVCKACHQVGETAKNVVGPVLNGIIGRKAGSVAGYSYSAANKDSGITWDEATFREYIKDPKAKVPGTKMVYAGLKDEQKTSDLIAFLKQFDADGKKK, encoded by the coding sequence ATGCGAGGAGTTGTTTTCGTTGCACTTTTGGCGATCGCCGGCGCCGGCGAAGCCAGCGCTCAGGATGCCGCTGCCGGCGAGAAGGTCTTTGTCGTGTGCAAGGCCTGCCACCAGGTCGGCGAGACCGCCAAGAACGTCGTTGGACCGGTCCTCAACGGCATCATCGGCCGCAAGGCGGGCAGCGTCGCCGGCTATTCCTATTCGGCCGCCAACAAGGACTCCGGGATCACCTGGGATGAGGCCACCTTCCGCGAATACATCAAGGATCCCAAGGCGAAAGTCCCGGGCACCAAGATGGTCTATGCCGGCCTGAAGGACGAGCAGAAGACCAGCGACCTGATTGCCTTCCTCAAGCAGTTCGACGCCGACGGCAAGAAGAAATAG
- a CDS encoding class I SAM-dependent methyltransferase, with amino-acid sequence MTSGGPQDIARPKRRPPKAGHPLDSAFDFVNGAVGYRFRTGASRKDALARAAGFGKGAVPTIIDATAGLGRDAFLLATLGAQVTLLERSPEVHDLLREALARAAAESPELAAVVARMTLMQGDARELLPGLRADTVIVDPMHPPRTNSAVVKQEMRLLREMVGADPDALELMQAALAADCRRVVLKWPQRAAPLQGLRKPSHSIAGKTVRYDVFMMTGR; translated from the coding sequence ATGACAAGCGGAGGGCCGCAGGATATAGCCCGCCCGAAGCGGCGTCCGCCGAAGGCAGGGCATCCGCTGGATTCCGCCTTCGACTTCGTCAACGGCGCGGTCGGCTATCGATTTCGCACGGGCGCCTCGCGCAAGGACGCGCTGGCGCGGGCCGCAGGCTTCGGCAAAGGCGCCGTGCCGACCATCATCGACGCCACCGCGGGGCTCGGCCGCGACGCCTTTCTGCTCGCCACCCTGGGCGCGCAAGTCACCCTGCTGGAGCGCTCGCCGGAAGTCCACGACCTCCTGCGCGAGGCGCTGGCGCGGGCGGCCGCCGAGAGCCCCGAACTCGCCGCGGTGGTGGCGCGGATGACGCTGATGCAGGGCGATGCCCGCGAGCTGTTGCCGGGCCTGCGGGCGGATACCGTGATCGTCGACCCCATGCATCCGCCGCGCACCAATTCGGCTGTCGTGAAACAGGAGATGCGGCTGCTGCGCGAAATGGTCGGCGCCGACCCCGACGCGCTGGAACTGATGCAGGCGGCGCTGGCCGCCGACTGCCGGCGCGTGGTGCTGAAATGGCCGCAGCGCGCAGCGCCGCTGCAGGGCCTGCGCAAGCCGTCGCATTCGATCGCCGGCAAGACGGTGCGCTACGACGTGTTCATGATGACGGGGCGCTGA
- a CDS encoding GNAT family N-acetyltransferase encodes MSEKPNFRLRPLEEKDLETVAVFEGEIAKISFPDDPITDTRFYVKKLRQLLANKDAAAFVAESGGELVGWANVSQRQNFITKEKYADFHSIYVAPSQRGGGVVSALVNAVFDHCRKQGLDKVVFRTRADNERMKSVLARVGFLPTQIYYEKALDGKDKG; translated from the coding sequence ATGTCTGAGAAACCAAACTTCCGCCTGCGTCCGCTCGAGGAAAAGGATCTCGAAACGGTGGCCGTGTTCGAGGGCGAGATCGCCAAGATCTCGTTTCCCGACGATCCGATCACCGACACCCGCTTCTACGTCAAGAAGCTCAGGCAGCTGCTGGCCAACAAGGACGCCGCCGCCTTCGTCGCCGAGAGCGGGGGCGAACTGGTCGGCTGGGCCAATGTCAGCCAGCGGCAGAACTTCATCACCAAGGAAAAATACGCCGACTTCCACAGCATCTATGTCGCGCCCTCGCAGCGCGGCGGCGGCGTGGTGTCGGCGCTGGTCAACGCGGTGTTCGACCATTGCCGCAAACAGGGACTGGACAAGGTGGTGTTCCGCACCCGCGCCGACAACGAGCGCATGAAATCGGTGCTGGCGCGCGTCGGTTTCCTGCCGACCCAGATCTATTACGAGAAGGCGCTCGACGGCAAAGACAAGGGTTGA
- a CDS encoding bis-aminopropyl spermidine synthase family protein → MAATSILDLIAQATRLREGPSGVSAMLRAVYRGGPLRLQDAAREARLPLPVATAVRRELEKAGLLERKHGLTLTGDGRELVERDLGMSTRIDVTCATCAGHGIVIPDSLQDEVARLAEIITHAPSVDVTLDQAPCSPDTSMRRALLMLQNGALEGKRVLLLGDDDSVSIAIGLVGRALRQNDLTKADLTRGVTVIDADERRLAFLRDAAAREGLAIETVHHDLRRPLPPALRHSFDTIETDPPYTLEGARLFLARGCEALTAAADGHCFFSFAHWPPSQTLDLQKVFVELGLAVRAVWPNFNRYAGASVLGNLGQLIELVHAGKAAAELPDFSGALYTAEVNPRQRVYACAGCGKEIVLGQDGIPATIDEAKARGCSACGGHVFRRQSGRPS, encoded by the coding sequence ATGGCCGCGACATCGATTCTGGACCTGATAGCGCAGGCGACGCGCCTGCGTGAGGGACCGTCCGGCGTCTCGGCAATGCTGCGCGCGGTCTACCGCGGCGGCCCGCTGCGCCTGCAGGATGCGGCGCGCGAGGCGCGGCTGCCGCTGCCGGTCGCCACCGCCGTGCGCCGCGAGCTGGAAAAGGCCGGGCTGCTCGAACGCAAGCACGGGCTGACGCTGACCGGCGACGGACGCGAACTGGTGGAGCGCGATCTCGGCATGAGTACGCGGATCGACGTCACCTGCGCCACCTGCGCCGGGCATGGCATCGTCATTCCGGATTCGCTGCAGGACGAGGTCGCGCGGCTGGCGGAAATCATCACGCATGCGCCGTCGGTCGACGTGACGCTGGACCAGGCGCCCTGCAGCCCCGACACTTCCATGCGCCGCGCGTTGCTGATGCTGCAGAACGGCGCGCTCGAAGGCAAACGCGTGCTGCTGCTCGGCGACGACGATTCGGTTTCGATCGCGATCGGCCTCGTTGGCCGCGCGCTGCGCCAAAACGACCTGACCAAAGCCGATCTGACCCGCGGCGTCACCGTGATCGACGCCGACGAGCGGCGGCTGGCGTTTCTGCGCGATGCCGCCGCGCGCGAAGGGCTGGCGATCGAGACCGTGCATCACGATCTGCGCCGGCCGTTGCCGCCCGCCTTGCGGCATTCATTCGACACGATCGAGACCGACCCGCCCTATACGCTGGAAGGCGCGCGGCTGTTTCTGGCCCGCGGCTGCGAGGCGCTGACCGCGGCGGCCGACGGCCATTGCTTCTTCTCGTTCGCGCACTGGCCGCCGTCGCAGACGCTGGACCTGCAGAAAGTGTTCGTCGAGCTCGGGCTGGCGGTGCGGGCGGTATGGCCGAACTTCAACCGCTATGCCGGCGCTTCCGTACTCGGCAATCTCGGCCAGCTGATCGAACTCGTGCACGCCGGCAAGGCGGCGGCCGAGTTGCCGGACTTCAGCGGCGCGCTATATACCGCCGAGGTCAATCCGCGCCAGCGCGTCTATGCCTGCGCCGGCTGCGGCAAGGAGATCGTGCTCGGCCAGGACGGCATACCCGCCACCATCGATGAAGCGAAGGCGAGGGGATGCAGCGCTTGCGGCGGGCACGTGTTCCGCCGGCAGTCGGGCCGGCCGTCATGA
- the speD gene encoding S-adenosylmethionine decarboxylase, giving the protein MLMTHILAELYDCPDVIHDAEALAEAAKTAAQSVGATIVGEYEVRYVPHGLTIAIFLGESHIVLTTWPEYRLLLVDILLCNPEMDPQAVVEQIQRQICPGGQMVVHETPRRIAARP; this is encoded by the coding sequence ATGCTGATGACCCATATTCTCGCAGAATTGTACGACTGCCCCGACGTCATCCATGACGCGGAAGCGCTCGCCGAGGCCGCCAAAACGGCGGCGCAGTCGGTCGGCGCGACCATCGTCGGCGAGTATGAAGTGCGCTACGTCCCGCACGGCCTCACCATCGCGATCTTTCTCGGCGAGTCGCACATCGTGCTGACGACGTGGCCGGAGTATCGCCTGCTGCTGGTCGATATCCTCCTGTGCAATCCGGAGATGGATCCGCAAGCGGTGGTGGAGCAGATCCAGCGGCAGATCTGCCCGGGTGGCCAGATGGTCGTTCACGAGACGCCGCGCCGGATCGCCGCCCGTCCCTGA
- a CDS encoding archease — MPAPVVTSNARWEHFPHDADVGVRGFGATPAEAFEQAAQALTAVVTHAEVRPAVRVEVSCEGPDLAILFVEWLNAIIYEMAVRGMLFGRFAVRIEGVRLHGVLWGEPVDIERHAPACEPKGATYTALRVAADDNGIWTAACIVDV; from the coding sequence ATGCCTGCGCCCGTGGTCACCAGCAATGCGAGGTGGGAACACTTTCCACATGATGCTGACGTCGGCGTAAGGGGATTTGGCGCAACGCCGGCAGAGGCGTTCGAACAGGCGGCGCAGGCGCTGACGGCGGTCGTCACGCATGCCGAAGTGAGGCCGGCGGTTCGGGTCGAGGTGAGTTGTGAAGGCCCGGACCTCGCGATTCTCTTCGTCGAGTGGCTCAATGCCATCATTTACGAGATGGCTGTGCGCGGCATGTTGTTTGGCCGTTTCGCCGTACGGATCGAGGGCGTGCGGCTCCATGGCGTCTTGTGGGGCGAGCCGGTCGATATCGAGCGGCATGCACCCGCTTGCGAGCCCAAAGGCGCTACCTACACCGCGCTCAGGGTCGCCGCCGACGACAACGGAATCTGGACGGCGGCCTGTATCGTGGACGTGTAA
- a CDS encoding RtcB family protein yields the protein MDPARFTRVDATTWRIEPFGAMRVPAIIYADEDLIRAMDDKVFEQVTNVAMLPGIVRASYAMPDAHWGYGFPIGGVAAFDPDRSGIVSAGGVGFDVSCGVRTMLTGLDVADILPVQKSLADSLYRQIPAGVGSTGAIVLDPVEMDAMLTGGACWATEHGWGDARDLERIEEQGWMAGARPECVSDRAKERQRLEMGTLGSGNHYLEVQAVAEIFDTGVAEAFGLRQDNVVVTIHCGSRGLGHQIGTEFLKEMVVAAEASGIALPDRELACAPIHSEIGQRYLGAMRAAINCALANREILGHYARRIFGHFFPDHDLRLLFDVSHNTCKVEPHVVDGKRRNLFVHRKGATRAFGPGHESLPQALRAVGQPVLIGGSMGTGSHILVGATTGEEKAFSSACHGAGRALSRHAALKQWSGRKVIDDLAARGILIRSPSSRGVAEEAPGAYKDVDAVVMAAEHAGLARRVARLRPLICIKG from the coding sequence ATGGATCCTGCCCGCTTCACCCGCGTCGATGCCACCACCTGGCGTATCGAGCCTTTTGGCGCCATGCGCGTTCCCGCCATCATCTACGCCGATGAAGACCTCATTCGCGCCATGGACGACAAGGTCTTTGAACAGGTGACCAACGTCGCGATGCTGCCCGGAATCGTCCGGGCCTCCTATGCCATGCCCGACGCCCACTGGGGTTACGGATTTCCGATCGGCGGCGTTGCGGCCTTCGATCCGGACAGGTCGGGCATCGTCTCGGCCGGCGGCGTCGGCTTCGATGTCTCCTGTGGCGTCCGCACCATGCTGACGGGGCTTGACGTCGCCGACATCCTGCCGGTGCAGAAATCGCTCGCCGACTCGCTGTATCGCCAGATCCCCGCCGGCGTCGGAAGCACAGGCGCGATCGTTCTCGATCCCGTCGAGATGGATGCCATGCTCACGGGCGGCGCCTGCTGGGCGACCGAGCACGGCTGGGGCGATGCGCGGGACCTCGAACGCATCGAGGAACAGGGCTGGATGGCCGGCGCCAGGCCCGAATGCGTGTCCGACCGCGCCAAGGAACGGCAGCGGCTAGAGATGGGAACGCTCGGCTCCGGAAATCACTATCTCGAGGTCCAGGCGGTCGCCGAAATCTTCGATACCGGGGTCGCCGAGGCCTTCGGCCTGCGGCAGGACAATGTCGTCGTCACCATCCATTGCGGCTCACGCGGACTTGGCCACCAGATCGGAACCGAATTCCTCAAGGAAATGGTGGTGGCGGCGGAGGCATCGGGCATCGCGCTGCCCGATCGCGAGCTGGCCTGCGCACCCATCCATTCGGAGATCGGCCAGCGCTACCTCGGCGCGATGCGGGCGGCGATCAACTGCGCGCTCGCGAACCGTGAAATCCTCGGTCATTACGCACGCCGGATTTTCGGCCACTTCTTCCCGGATCACGACCTCCGCCTGCTGTTCGATGTGTCGCACAACACCTGCAAGGTCGAGCCGCACGTCGTCGACGGAAAACGCCGAAACCTGTTCGTCCATCGCAAGGGCGCGACCCGCGCCTTCGGGCCCGGCCATGAAAGTCTGCCCCAAGCGTTACGCGCAGTCGGACAACCTGTGCTGATCGGCGGCAGCATGGGGACCGGCTCGCATATCCTGGTCGGCGCAACGACCGGTGAAGAGAAGGCGTTCTCGTCGGCCTGCCACGGCGCCGGCCGCGCTCTTTCCCGCCACGCCGCCCTCAAACAATGGAGCGGCCGCAAGGTCATCGACGATCTTGCAGCGCGAGGCATCCTGATCAGGAGTCCGTCGTCCCGCGGCGTAGCCGAGGAGGCGCCCGGCGCCTACAAGGACGTGGACGCGGTCGTGATGGCCGCCGAGCATGCGGGCCTGGCGCGGCGGGTGGCGCGGCTCCGGCCGCTGATCTGCATCAAGGGTTGA
- the ald gene encoding alanine dehydrogenase: protein MFIGVPKEIKADEYRVGLTPRTVGELTARGHQVAVETMAGAGAGIADQEYIAAGAEIVASADRIFRRAELIVKVKEPLASERSQLRRGQIIFTYLHLAPDPEQTRELMASGVTAIAYETVTDAAGKLPLLAPMSSVAGRMAPQVAAHFLQRPEGGRGILLGGIEGVPSAKVLVLGGGVVGSGAAEMAIGMGADVTIATRSSDTLRHLSQRFGERATTAAADTGAIEALCASADVVVGAALVAGGAAPKLVSARTVASMKQGSVIVDVSIDQGGCAETSRPTTHSRPTFVIDGVVHYCVANMPGAVPRTSAFALDNATRRFVLALADKGFPQALIDDPHLQNGLNVHDGKITCRAVADALRLPYIAASEVLG from the coding sequence ATGTTCATCGGCGTTCCCAAGGAAATCAAGGCCGACGAATACCGTGTCGGCCTCACTCCCAGGACAGTGGGTGAACTGACCGCGCGCGGACATCAGGTCGCGGTCGAGACCATGGCCGGGGCCGGCGCCGGCATTGCCGACCAGGAATACATTGCCGCCGGCGCCGAGATCGTCGCAAGCGCGGATCGGATATTTCGGCGCGCCGAACTGATCGTGAAGGTCAAGGAGCCGCTGGCCTCCGAACGCAGCCAACTACGCCGCGGCCAGATCATCTTCACCTATCTGCATCTGGCGCCCGACCCCGAGCAGACCCGTGAGCTGATGGCATCGGGTGTAACGGCGATCGCCTACGAAACCGTCACCGACGCAGCCGGCAAGCTTCCCTTGCTCGCGCCGATGTCGAGCGTTGCCGGCCGGATGGCGCCGCAGGTTGCCGCCCATTTCCTGCAGCGTCCCGAAGGGGGCCGCGGCATCCTGCTCGGCGGGATCGAGGGCGTGCCATCCGCGAAGGTCCTCGTGCTCGGCGGCGGAGTCGTCGGCTCCGGCGCCGCAGAGATGGCGATCGGCATGGGCGCCGATGTTACCATTGCAACACGCAGCTCCGATACTTTGCGTCACCTCTCACAGCGGTTCGGCGAACGCGCCACTACCGCTGCGGCCGATACCGGAGCGATCGAAGCCCTCTGTGCCTCTGCGGACGTGGTGGTCGGGGCCGCTCTGGTCGCGGGGGGCGCGGCGCCCAAACTCGTTTCGGCGCGTACTGTCGCATCCATGAAACAGGGCTCCGTCATCGTCGATGTTTCGATCGATCAAGGCGGCTGCGCGGAAACTTCTCGCCCGACGACACACTCACGGCCAACCTTCGTGATCGATGGTGTCGTGCACTATTGCGTCGCGAATATGCCTGGCGCAGTGCCGAGAACCTCGGCCTTTGCCCTCGACAACGCCACGCGCCGGTTCGTCCTGGCGCTCGCCGACAAGGGATTCCCGCAGGCGCTGATCGACGATCCGCATCTGCAAAACGGGCTCAATGTACACGACGGCAAGATCACTTGCCGCGCCGTGGCCGATGCCCTGCGGCTGCCCTATATCGCCGCGAGCGAAGTCCTGGGGTGA
- a CDS encoding Lon protease family protein, with product MEAAVVTGETAVRPLAAEQLYRPTDLSGLVFSTTAELQPIDGLVGQARAVEAIRFGTQVGKAGFNLFVIGPNGARMQDAVKAMLTAEAAAKPAPSDWVYVHNFADPGKPIAIELPAGRAREFHNAMHKLIDDLKSALPAVFQSEDYQTRQAAIDESFQKRQGEAFSALRDKAAAKDIAVLRTPLGFALAPVKDGKVVPPDEFSAWPEARRREVQAVIETLEKDLEHIIRQVPQWETQRRDETRQLNRDTAKYAVDQLIEDAKAAFNDIPRVVQFIETVRTDLVENVGMFVVKSEDEESGAGVFRTGSPFDRYEVNVLVTQYGDRPVPIIEELHPALGNLIGRIEYIPLQGALLTNFRLIKAGAVHRANGGYLLLDARSVLLEPFSWAALKRTLRRGEVAIEDIGRFLGLTSTVSLEPDPIPLKLKVILFGDRLLYFLLAALDPELAEHFKVLADFENDLPRTAENEIILARLVATIAQREGLNALDRDAVAFVLEHAARSAEHSGKLSLVAEQLREILIEADFCAREAKRSVISRADVNSALVARIRRAARLRDRTQEAILEKVALIDTVGAHVGQINGLSVTELGGFTFGRPTRITCQARPGSGKVVDIEREVELGGPLHSKGVLILSGFVAGRYATDTPMSLFASLVFEQSYGGVEGDSASSAELYAILSALADVPLRQDLAVTGSVNQHGEIQAIGGVNEKIEGFFDICEKRGLTGTQGVLIPQANVQHLMLRKDVTDACAGGRFAVYPVATINEGIALLTGISAGVRGPDGAYPPGSVNRRVEDRLRAFASIRRNFISQSNGGGAPAN from the coding sequence GTGGAAGCCGCCGTTGTAACTGGAGAAACAGCCGTTCGGCCGCTGGCGGCCGAACAACTCTATCGTCCGACCGATCTGTCCGGCCTCGTGTTCTCGACCACGGCGGAGCTGCAGCCGATCGACGGGCTTGTCGGTCAGGCCCGTGCGGTCGAAGCGATCCGGTTCGGAACGCAAGTCGGCAAGGCCGGCTTCAACCTCTTTGTGATCGGTCCCAACGGCGCCCGCATGCAGGATGCCGTCAAGGCCATGCTCACCGCAGAGGCGGCAGCAAAGCCTGCTCCTTCCGACTGGGTCTATGTGCACAATTTCGCCGATCCCGGTAAGCCGATCGCAATCGAACTTCCGGCAGGCCGTGCCCGCGAATTTCACAACGCGATGCACAAGCTGATCGACGACCTCAAATCCGCGCTGCCTGCGGTATTCCAGAGCGAAGATTATCAGACACGTCAAGCCGCCATCGACGAGTCGTTCCAGAAGCGGCAAGGCGAGGCCTTTTCTGCACTGCGCGACAAGGCCGCCGCCAAGGATATTGCCGTGTTGAGGACACCACTCGGCTTTGCGCTGGCCCCCGTCAAGGATGGCAAGGTCGTTCCACCCGATGAATTTTCCGCCTGGCCTGAAGCCAGGCGCCGCGAGGTGCAGGCCGTCATCGAAACACTGGAGAAGGACCTCGAGCATATCATTCGCCAGGTCCCCCAATGGGAGACGCAGCGGCGCGACGAAACCCGTCAACTCAACCGCGATACGGCGAAATATGCGGTCGACCAGTTGATCGAGGATGCGAAAGCTGCCTTCAACGACATTCCGCGGGTGGTGCAGTTCATCGAAACGGTTCGGACCGACCTGGTCGAGAACGTCGGCATGTTCGTGGTCAAGAGCGAGGACGAGGAGAGCGGAGCGGGCGTATTCAGGACCGGAAGTCCGTTCGACCGCTACGAAGTCAACGTCCTCGTCACCCAGTATGGCGACAGGCCGGTACCAATCATCGAGGAACTGCATCCTGCGCTGGGCAACCTGATCGGCCGCATCGAGTATATCCCCCTGCAGGGCGCCCTGTTGACGAACTTTCGCCTCATCAAGGCCGGCGCAGTCCATCGCGCCAATGGCGGCTACCTGCTGCTCGATGCCCGCAGCGTGCTGCTGGAGCCGTTCAGTTGGGCCGCACTGAAACGGACGTTGCGGCGCGGCGAGGTTGCGATCGAGGATATTGGCCGGTTTCTCGGACTGACCAGCACGGTATCTCTCGAGCCCGACCCGATTCCACTCAAGCTGAAGGTCATCCTGTTCGGCGACCGCCTGCTGTATTTCCTGCTCGCCGCCCTCGATCCCGAACTGGCGGAGCACTTCAAGGTTCTCGCCGATTTCGAGAACGATCTCCCCCGAACCGCCGAGAACGAGATCATCCTGGCGCGGCTGGTGGCAACCATCGCGCAGCGCGAGGGTTTGAACGCCCTGGATCGCGACGCAGTGGCTTTCGTGCTCGAACATGCAGCGCGCTCGGCCGAACATTCCGGCAAGCTTTCGCTGGTCGCGGAACAACTCCGGGAAATCCTGATCGAGGCGGATTTTTGCGCGCGTGAAGCAAAGCGCAGCGTGATCTCTCGTGCCGATGTGAACAGCGCCTTGGTGGCCCGCATCCGGCGCGCCGCCCGGCTGCGCGACCGGACGCAAGAAGCGATCCTCGAAAAGGTGGCGCTGATCGACACGGTTGGAGCGCATGTCGGCCAGATCAATGGCCTGAGCGTCACCGAGCTCGGCGGATTTACCTTTGGGCGCCCCACCCGCATCACCTGCCAGGCGAGACCCGGCAGCGGAAAGGTCGTCGATATCGAGCGCGAAGTCGAACTCGGAGGCCCGCTCCACTCGAAAGGCGTTCTGATTCTTTCCGGCTTTGTCGCAGGGCGATACGCGACTGACACCCCGATGTCGCTTTTCGCCAGTCTGGTGTTCGAGCAATCCTATGGCGGCGTCGAGGGAGACAGTGCGTCATCGGCCGAACTCTATGCCATTCTGTCGGCGCTTGCCGACGTTCCGCTGCGGCAGGACCTCGCGGTGACCGGATCGGTGAACCAGCATGGCGAAATCCAGGCCATCGGCGGCGTCAACGAGAAGATCGAAGGCTTCTTCGACATCTGCGAAAAGCGTGGCCTGACCGGAACGCAAGGTGTCCTGATTCCGCAGGCCAATGTCCAGCATCTGATGCTGCGAAAGGATGTGACCGACGCCTGTGCAGGCGGCCGCTTCGCCGTCTACCCGGTCGCCACCATCAATGAAGGGATTGCGCTCCTGACCGGGATTTCCGCCGGGGTGCGCGGCCCCGACGGGGCCTATCCGCCCGGCAGCGTCAATCGGCGCGTTGAAGACCGGCTCCGGGCCTTCGCCAGCATCCGGAGAAACTTCATCAGCCAGAGCAACGGCGGCGGAGCACCCGCCAATTAG